The genomic region CGGCATCGGTCTGGTGCAGAACCTGGAGGACATCGGCCGGACGGTCATCCGGAAAAACGGCCCCACGCCCGTGCTGGTCCGCGACGTGGCGGACGTGGAGTTCGGCCACGCCCTGCGGTTCGGGGCGCTGACGATGGACGGCCGCGGCGAAGTGGTCGGCGGCTCGGTGCTGATGATGAAAGGAGCCAACGGCAACGAAGTCATCGGGCGGCTGAAAGACAAGTTCGCCGAAATTCAGCGGGGACTGCCCAACGGGCTGGTCATCGAACCGTTCCTCGACCGTTCGAAGATCGTCAACGCGGCCATCAAAACCGTGGCGACCAACCTGATCGAAGGGGCCATCATCGTCGTTTTCGTGATTCTGGTTCTGCTGGGCAACTGGCGGGCGAGTCTGCTGGCCGCCTCGGTGATTCCGCTGGCGATGCTGTTTGCCTTTATCTGGATGGGGCAGTTCGGCGTCGTCGGCAACATCATGAGTCTCGGCGCCATCGACTTCGGCCTGCTGGTCGATCCGGCCATCATCGTCGTGGAATCCGTCGTGCTCTTTCTGGCCGTTGCGTTTCAAAAACGGCAGCAGCTGGCCCAGCAGAACGGCAAGTCTACGGTGCTGACCTACAAAGACCGGCAGGAAACCATCATTTCGGCGGTTTCGGAAGTGAAACAGTCGGTCGTGTTCGGCGGGCTGATCATCCTCATCGTGTACTTCCCGATTCTGACGCTGGAAGGCGTGGAAGGCAAGATGTTCTCGCCGATGGCCAAAACGGTAGGCTTTGCCATCCTCGGGGCTCTGCTGCTTTCACTGACCTACGTGCCGATGATGAGCGCCCTGATCCTGCGGCCGCCCAAAGACCCGCACGACCACGGTTTTTCGCAGAAAATCGTCGATTTCTTCTGGAAAGGACTGCGCCCGCTCGTGCGGGGCGGCCTGAAAGCCAAGCCCGTAGTGGTGGCCATGGCCATCGGCGTGCTGCTGGCCGGGGTGCTGGGCTTCAGCCGCATCGGTGGTGAATTTATCCCGAAACTGCAGGAAGGCGATATCGTCGTGGACATGGACCTGCCCGTCGGGACGCCCCTGACCGAGTCGATCCGGCAAAGCAAGCTGTTTCAGGAAGGGCTGATGAAGGCATTTCCGGATGAAATCGAAAGCGCGGTTTCCAAGATCGGTACCTCGGAGGTCAAGGTGGACCCGCTGCCGCTGGAATCGCAGGAACTGTACGTGTCGCTCACCGACAAGAAGACCTGGAAAAAGGCGAAGACGCAGGAAGAGCTTTCGGTGCTGTTCAACAACTACATGGCGCAGTTTCCGGGGCCGGTTTACGCCATTTCGCAGCCCATCGAAAGCCGGGTGAACGACATGATGAGCGGCGCCCGGACGGACGTGGTCGTGCAGCTCTACGGCCCGGACCTCGACACGCTGGTCACCAAGATGAAGCAGGTGATCCAGATCATCCGGCGCGTGCCGGGGGCGGTGGACGTGAAGGCGGCGAAAGTGTACGGGCTTCCGCAGCTTAACATCAAGTACGACCGGCAGCGGCTCGCCGTCCACGGCATCCAGGTGGAGCAGATTAACCGGACCGTGCAGATGGCCTTCGGCGGCGCAACGGCCGGGGTGGTCTACGAACAGGATAAACGCTTCGACCTGACCTTCCGGCTGACCGGCGACGACCGCGTGCGCCCCGAAAACATCGAAAACCTGCTGGTCAACGACCCCGACAACAACCCCATTCCGCTGCGCGAACTGGCGGTGATCACCGAGGATGTCGGCCCGTCCGAAATCATGCACAAGGACCTGAAGCGGGTGGTCAACGTCGGCTTCAACGTGCGCGAACGGGACCTCGAATCGGTGGTCAACGATGTGATTCGGGAGGTGAGCCGCGCCGTGCCGGTTTCGAAGGATTACAAAATCACCTACGGCGGCGAATTCGAAAACTTCAGCCGCGCCAAAGACCGGCTGGCCATCGTCGTGCCGATTTCGCTGCTCATCATCTTCGGCCTGCTCTACCTGTCGTTTGGCAATTTCCGCGACAGCCTGCTGATCTACGCCGTGGTGCCGCTGTCAGCCGTGGGTGGGGTGTTCTCGCTCCTGCTGCGCGACATGAACTTCAGTATCTCGGCCGGAGTCGGGTTCATCGCACTCTTCGGGGTGGCGGTTTTGAACGGGATTCTGCTCGTGAGCCACTTCAACGAACTGGGTCGTCAGGGTGTGACGGACCCCGACCAGCGGGTTTTGCGCGGACTGGAAGAACGCATCCGGCCGGTGCTGATGACCTCGTTCGTGGCCGCACTGGGCTTCATGCCGATGGCCCTCTCAACCAGCATGGGGGCCGAAGTGCAGAAACCGCTCGCGACGGTCGTCATCGGCGGCCTGCTGACGGCTACGGTCCTGACGCTCATCATCCTGCCGGTGCTGTACGCCCTGTTTGCCAAAAAATCTGTCCCCCAACCGAAAAAACTTGAAGAGGAAGTCGCATGATCGAATCACATAGAACATTTCGAATAAACCGAATAGCGGCCCTGTCGCTGGCGGCGGGTTTGCTGACCGTACCGGCCGTTCAGGCGCAACGGCTGCTGAGTCTGCCGGAGGCCATCAACATGGCTCTGGAAAATAACCCGCAGGTCAAAGTGGCCAATTTGCGGGTCGATAAGCAGCGCGCCCTGCTGCCCAGCGCGCTCAGCCTTACCGGGCCGGAACTCATTTTTGAAGCGCCGACCACCCGGCATTTTGAACCCGGCCTTCTAATGCCGTTTTCGCTGCCGACCGTTTACCGAAACCAGCGGAAGGTGCAGGAACAGCAGGTGCAGCTGAGCCAGACGGAAAAGCAGGTAACGACCAATACCCTGCGGTACAATGTCCGGACGATTTTTAACGAAATTCTGTACCTGCGGGAAAGCATCGCCAACTACCGCCGTCAGGACAGTCTGCTGCTGGATTTTGCGCGGGTGACGGGCGTGCGCCAGCGGGTGGGCCAGATCTCGCGGATTGAAGTCCTGAACGCCCAGTCGCAGCAACGCGAGATTCGCTACCTGCTCGACCAGACGCGCGCCCGGGTCCGGAGTGCCCGGATTCAGCTCGGTCTGCTGGTCGGGATGCCCAACGATACAACCCTGCAAGCAGCCGGAACCTTCGGAAAGCTGGCGTATTCGACGCCTTTTCTGTCAAGCGATTCAACGTTTACGCGCAACCCGCTGAGCGGTTTTTACCGCCAGAACCAGCGCCTCAGCGAGGCCAATCTGACGCTGGAGCAGAAACGCCGCCTGCCGAACATCATTGTCGGATACCTCAACCAGGGAACGGCCGAATCGCCCTGGCTCTACCGCTTCCGCTTCGGGATGTCGCTGCCGGTCTGGGGCTGGGTAGCCAGTTCGCGGATCAAGGCGGCGCAGACGGATGTCGCCATCGCCCGGACGCAGATTTCGCTGAATCAGTACGAGTTGCAGGGAAGCTACGACAAAGCCTTTGCCGACTACCTGCAATACCAGGAAGCTCTGGACTATTTTGAAACGATTGGCCTGCTCGAAGCGAACGAGATTGTCAAGGCAGCCCAGGACGGTTACCGGCTCGGCAGCATCGGCTATTACGACTACTTGCTGAACATTCAGCAGGCGTTCAAAATCCGGCTCGGCTACCTCGAAGCCCTGCGGAATTTCAATCAGGCCGTCATTACGCTTCAATACCTCAAAGGCGAGTAAATCTTAAAAAATATCACCATGAACCGATACCTCATTCTTTTTCTAAGCGCGGCTGCGGTCCTGACGGGCCTGAATGCCTGCCACGATTCCAACGGGAAAGACACCGAAGAGCCGGCCGCCGCGTCCGCCAATGCCGCCAATGCCGTGGTCGATGTCATCCGGCTGACGCCCCGGCAACTGGAGTCCGCCAACGTCAACCTCGTGCAGTTCGAAGACCGGACGCTGCAGCCCATCATTTACGCCAACGGGGTCATTACGCTCCTTCCGGACAGCAAGGCGGAGGTCAGCAGCCATATCGACGGCAAAATCGAGCAGATTTTCGTGCGCGAGGGCCAGAGCGTGAAGAAAGGCCAGCCGCTGGCCCGGATTTCGAGCTTTCAGCTGCTGGAATTGCAGAACGACTATGCCGCCGCCCACAGCGAAGTGGAATATCTGGAAGTGGAATACAAACGGCAGGACGAACTCCGCAAAAGCAACATCGGCGTACTAGCTGACTACCAATCCGTGGACGCCAAGCTGAAAGCCGCCCTCGCCCGCGAACGGGCGTTGAAGAACAAGCTCGACATCATCGGCGTACCCACGGCCAGCCTCATCCGGACAAAAGACGTGCGCATGACGTCTTCGCTGGTCGTCCGTTCACCGATTGACGGGTTTATCTTCAAATTTCACGAAAACATCGGTTCGACCGTCCAGCCGGAAACGCTGCTGGCCGAGGTCATCAACCCCAACCGCACGCAGGCGGACATTTACGTTTACGAAAAAGACGCGGACTACGTGCGCGAAGGCCAGCCCGTCGAGCTGCGCTTTGTGAACCATTCGTCAGCGCCGGTACGGGGTAAAGTGGCCTACATTTCCCGCTCCCTGGACGCCGAAAACCGGGCCATTACGCTGCACGTCACTTACGAACGTCCCAAAACCAGCAACCTGATGCTGGCGGACATGAACGTGCAGGCGCGGCTGATTGGCGTCGGCACGCGGACCAGCCAGAACACCCTGCCGCGCACGGCCATTCTGGACGACGGGGAGGCCAAGTTCATCTTCCTGACCAGCCGCTGGGAGAACGATACGATTCCCCTGAAAAAGCAGAAAGTGGAGATTGTGAGCCAGGGCGAAAGCTTCGTGGAAGTCCGCCCGGTCGGCAAAGTCCCCGCCGCTGTGAAGGTCGCCAACAACAACGTGCTGGCGCTGGAAGCGGAACGGAAGAAATTGGAATAGCGAATTAGTGAATAGCGAATTGGCGAATAAGCTCCGCTAAATCAGCATTCTGACCAAGCGGAGTCTATTCGCCAATTCGCTATTCACTAATTCGCAATTTAAAGAAGAAGCCCCGCCAGCGTAGCCGACATATAACTTGCCAGCGTGCCGCAGATGAGGGCTTTGAAACCGAGTTTGGCGAGATCGCGGCGGCGGTTGGGGGCCAGTTCGCCAATGCCGCCGACCTGAATGGCGATGGAGGAGAAGTTGGCAAAACCGCAAAGCGCGAAGCTGGTGATGGCTACCGTCTTGGGGTCAAGCGTTTCCTTCACCTTCACCAGATCGAGGTAGGCGACAAACTCGTTGACCACCATCTTGGTCCCCATCAGGGCGCCCGCCGTCTGGATGTCCTGCGTCGGAACGCCCATTGCCCAGGCAAAGATCGAGAACAGCTTACCCAGCAGGAAGTTCAGACTCAGGAACGTCACGCCGAAGCCGTTGTAGCCGATTTTGAACAGAATGGCATCCAGCAGGCCGATGAGGGCGATGAACCCGATCAGCATGGCAATCACGTTGAAGCCTACCTTCAGACCCTCGCTGGCTCCGGCCGCAATGGCGTCGAGGAGGTTGGCGTGCGTCTTTTTGATCTCCAGTTTGACCGTTCCGGACGTTTCGGACACCTGCGTTTCCGGGAACACGATTTTACTGATGACCAGCGCCCCCGGTGCGGCCATGATGCTGGCCGCCAGCAGGTAAGGAGCCGGCACGCCCAGCGAAATGTAGACGGCCAGTACGCCGCCGGCAATGCAGGCAAAGCTTCCCGCCATCGACGCCAGCAGCTCCGAATTGGTCATCCCTTTCAGGTACGGCTTGATCATGATCTGGGCCTCTACCTGTCCGACAAAAGTGCTGGACACGTTCGACAGCGCCTCGGCCCCGCTCACGCCCATCAGCCATTTCATCACACGCGCCATCACGGCGACCACCCGCTGCATGACACCGAGGTGGTAGAAGATATTGACCAGCACCGCGACGAAAATAATGGTCGGAATGACCCGGAAGAAGAAAATGAAATCATTCCCCGCGCCGAAAGCCCGGTCGAGCACGGCTTTATTCACCAGCGAGCCGAAAACAAAGCCCGCACCGGCATCGGCATACGAAAGCAGTTTGGCGACAATATTTCCCAGCCAGCCGAAGGTTTTTTGCCCGGCATCTGTCTTCAATACAAAAACGGCCAGCCCGAACTGAAGGCCCAACCCTACAAGGACAGTACGAAGATTTATGGCTTTACGGTTGTTGGACATTGCATAAGCAATACCCAGAATCAGAACGACTCCAATCAGTCCGGTGAAACGGCTCATTAAAAAGTTATATTGGTGAAGTACAAAGTTTGAAAAGCCTGCGAAGATACAAAGGTTTTCCTACAAACGAGAGCCACCGCTGGTTACAAATGGTCTTTCGTCCAAAGATTCACCAAGTTTTAATGGTTACTCCCTTTTTCATTTGGCAGGAAATTACAAAACCGGCCTCTGGCAAAAGGAGATTCCCGCCAGCGGCTGCTTTCCGAATAAAAAGGAAAAGTGCACCTGGGCCTTAGTTCGTATTCATTTCCCTGGGCGGTCGGAGTGCCGGGTTTTCGGCCCCAGACGCCGCTCTCTGCCTTTGATTTGCTGCAGAAAGCCGCCGAAGCCGGGCTCCGGGTTGTCCAGTTCGGCGATAATCTGCCGCTGCATACTCTGTCGGCCGACGAGCGGGCGGCCCTTTCCCGGCAGGCCCGCCAACTTGGCCTCCGGCTGGAAGTGGGCACGCGGCGCCTGACGCCGGACAACCTGAATGCGTACCTGTCCATTGCCCGGCAGCTGGGCTCTCCTTTTCTGCGGATGGTGATCGACGATGCCGACTACCATCCCGGCGAAAACGAAGTCATCCGGACGATCAACGAGTGCCTTCCGGCGCTCCGGGAGCAGCAGATTATTCTGGCCCTGGAGAACCACGACCGCTTCCCGGCCGCTTCGCTCGAACGCATCATCCGGGCGACCGACCCCGACGGGGTGGGCATCTGCCTCGATTCGGTGAATTCGCTGGGAGCCGACGAAGGAAGCCGGGAGGTGCTGCGGATTCTGGCCCCATACACGGTTAATTTCCACGTCAAGGACTTCACCATCCGGCGCGTCGAACATAAAATGGGCTTCGTGGTGGAAGGCTGTCCGGCCGGACAGGGCCTGCTGGACATTCCAGAAACCCTCGCCGAACTGGCCCGCCACGGCCGCTGCCGAACCGCCACGCTCGAAGTCTGGTCCAATCCGGAGCCGACCATCGAGGCCACCGTAGCCCGAGAAACGCGCTGGGTGCAGCAAAGTCTGGAGTACCTGAAACCACTATTTGACCAAAAAAATATGACCACGATTACGCTCGTCGGAGCAGGGGGCAAAATGGGTTGCCGGCTGACCGATAATTTTCTGAAGTACAGCCATTATCAGGTTCATTATCTGGAAGTGAGCGAGCGCGGCATTGATAACCTGGCTTCTCGGGGCGTGACGGTGAGTCGGCAGAAAGACGTCATTCCGCTCTCCGACGTAGTGATTCTGGCCGTACCGGACGTCACCATCGGCTCGATTTCGGAGGGCATCATTCCGCACATGAAACCCGGTGCGCTGGTGCTGACCCTCGACCCGGCCGCTCCGCTCGACGGCGTGATCGCCCACCGCGACGACCTGGGTTACGTCATCGCCCATCCCTGCCACCCGTCCATTTTCAACTGGGAGCCGACCGAAGCGGCGTTCCGGGATTTCTACGGCGGCATTTCGGCGAAACAGTCCATCGTCGTAGCGCTGATGCACGGCACGGAAGAGCACTATCAGCTGGGCGAAAAAGTGTCGCAGGACATGTACGCGCCCATCAGGGACACCCACCGGATTACGCTCGAACAGATGGCCATTCTCGAACCGGCGATGGTCGAGACGCTGGCGCAGACCTGCATGGAGGTCGTCAGGGAAGGCTACGACCGGATTGTCGCCCTCGGTGTTCCGGAGGCGGCCGCGCGGGATTTTGTGCTGGGCCACCTCCGCATCCAGATTGCGGTGCTGTTCAAAGAGGTCAACGGCTCGTTCTCGGATGCCGCCTACAAAATCAGCAAACGGGCCAAACCCCTGCTGTTCCGCGACAACTGGGAACGCATCTTCGACATGGACGACATCCGCGAGCAGGTGAGGGATATTACGACGAAGTAACTTGATCGTTCAACTTTAAACGTCTTATGCGCTTTTCCGTTTTCGGAACTGGTTTCTGGTCGAATTACCAGATTCCCGCCTGGCAGGAACTGGACGGGGTGGAGCTTGTGGCCGTCTACAACCGGACGCGCAGCCGGGCGGAGGACGTGGCGGCGCGGTTTGGGGTGCCCCGCGTCTTCGATAACCCGCAGCAACTGCTGGATGCCGAAACGCTGGATTTTGTGGACATCATCACCGACGTGGATACCCACCCGTTGTTCACCCGAATGGCCGCCGAACGCGGAATCGGGGTCATTTGCCAGAAGCCGATGGCCCCTTCGCTCCCGCTGGCGGAGGAGATGGTGCAGGTCTGCCGGACGGCCGGGGTGCCGCTTTTTATCCACGAGAACTTCCGGTGGCAGGCGCCCATCCGGGCGCTCAAACAGGCGCTGGACTCGGGCGTTATCGGACAGCCGTTCAAAGCCCGGGTGTCGTTCTGCTCAGGTTTTCCGGTCTTCGACAACCAGCCGTTTCTGGCCGAACTGGAGCGGTTCATCCTGACCGATATCGGCTCGCACGTGCTCGACGTCTGCCGCTTTCTGTTCGGTGAGGCGCGCAGCCTGTATTGCCTGACGCGGCGGGTCAACCCGACCATTCAGGGCGAGGACGTGGCGAATGTGTTCATGGAAATGGAAAGCGGTCTGCACTGCTACGCCGAGATGTCCTACGCCTCGATTCTGGAAAAAGAGTCGTTTCCGCAAACCCTCGTGCTGGTGGAAGGCGAACGCGGTTCGCTGCATCTGACCTACGATTTTGTCCTGAAAACGACCACGCGGCAGGGCACCACGGCGGAGACCATCCGACCCGTCCTGTACGACTGGCTCGACCCCGACTATGCCGTGGTACATTCCAGCATCGTAGACTGCAACCGCGACATTCTGCACGGGCTGCGGGGCGGACGGGCCGAAACGACCGGCGAGGACAACCTGCGGACGGTCCGGCTGGTCTGGGCCAGTTACCAGTCGGCGGAGCATCAGGAACTTGTCAGGTTTTAAAACATACCGCTGACCGGATTGCCGGTAGGCGCACGATCCTAAACCACGCCCATGCTTGAAATCCGGCATATCACCAAAACATTTCCCGGCGTGAAGGCCCTGGATGACGTTTCTCTGGCTTTTTGTCGGGGAGAGATTCACGCCATCTGCGGCGAAAACGGCGCGGGAAAAAGTACGCTCATGCACCTGATCGCCGGAACGATGCAGCCGGATGACGGAGAAATGCTGCTTGACGGCCAGCCCGTCCAGATGCGCAGTCCCGAGCAGGCCCGCGCGCTCGGCATCGCGCTCGTGCACCAGCACCGGAGCCTGTTCGGCAATTTGAGTGTGGCCGAAAACCTGTTTCCCGACAACCAGCCCCGGACCCGCTGGGGCCGGATCGATTTTCCGGAGCTGCACCGCCGGGCCGCCAGCCTCCTGCAAAGCCTGAAATTGCAGCGTCTGCCAACCCATCGCCTGGTGGCCGAGTTGTCGGCCGGTCAGCAGCAGATGGTGGAAATTGCCCGGGCGCTGGCCGCTTCGCCGCGCATCCTCATTCTGGACGAACCCACGGCTTCCATTTCGGAAAAAGACACCGACGTCCTCTTTGACCTGATCGATGATCTGCGGCAGCAGGGAAAGCTGATTCTGTACATTTCGCACCGCATGAAGGAAATCGGCCGCATTGCCGACCGGGTGACGGTGCTGAAAGATGGGCGGCATCAGGGAACGTTCGATGCCCGCCGGACCACGGTCGATGCGCTCATCAGCCGGATGGTCGGACGGCAGTTACAGGAGCAGTCCTTTGTCTCGAACCGGCAGGCCGACACGCTGCTGACGGTTCAGCAACTGAGCGGCCACGGATTTTCGGACGTTAGTTTTTCGGTTCAGAAAGGAGAAATCTTCGGGCTGGCGGGGCTGGTCGGGGCGGGCCGCACGGAACTGGCCAGAGCTATTTTCGGCGCCGACCCTTCCTCGGGAGCGGTTTTTCTGGAACAACAGTCCGTGAAGCTGACCCATCCGGCGGAAGCCGTGGCGCAGGGCGTGGCCTACCTGCCGGAAGACCGAAAAGCCTGGGCTCTTTTTCCCGAAAAAAGCGTGGCCGAAAACATGGTGGTCAGCGATCTGGAGGCCGTTTCCGAAAGCGGGCGTCTCAGCCGGGGCCGCATTCTGGGCGTCGCCGCCCGCTTTATCCGACAGCTAAACATCAAAACGCCGTCCGTCTCGCAACCCGTGGGACTGCTCAGCGGCGGCAACCAGCAGAAAGTAATTCTGGCGCGCTGGCTCCACAGCCATCCGCGCCTGCTGATTGCCGACGAACCGACGCATGGCGTGGACGTAGGCGCCAAGGCCGAAATCTACGAACTGCTCCGGAAGCTGGCCGCCCAGGGCGTCGGTATCGTGCTGATTTCGTCCGAACTGCCCGAACTCCTGCTGCTCTGCGACCGCGTCGGCGTCATGCGCACCGGCCAGCTGGCGGGCGTTCTGGAACGACCGGACTGTACCGAAGAACGAATCATGGAACTAGCGACGTGAGAATTTTGAATGATTGAATGGCTGAATGATAGCTCCGCAAAGGCTACCTGTACAACGACCTTAAGCCACAGCGGCGAACCACCTATCAGTCATTCAGTCATTCACTCACTCAATCATTCAAAATTCAATCATTCCCCCCGCCTCGCCATCTGCAACATCACCACTCAACCTTGACCTTGCCGTGAAAACCTACCTTCCTTATCTCAAAGACCGGATTGTGACGCTGTCGCTGATGATTGCGCTGTTGTGCGTGGTGATGGCGGCTATCTACCCGGACACCTTTCCCACCCGCGAAAATTTTTCGCAGATTCTGCTGAACCTGTCCATTGATACCATCGTGGCCGTGGGGATGATGGTCCTGCTCATTGCGGGCGCCTTCGACCTCTCGGTCGGCTCGGTGGTCGCCTTTTCGGGCGGACTGGCCGGGCACCTGATGTACTTTTACGACGTGAATTTTATGGTCGCCATCGGGGCCGGTCTGGCGGGTTCGCTGCTGATCGGCTGGATTAACGGCTACCTGATTACGCGCGTCGGCATCAACCCCATGATTCAGACGCTGGCGATGATGGGCATTGTCCGGGGCTTTGCCCTGATGCTGAGCGGGGCGGGCATCCAGAATTTTCCCTACGAATTCATTTACATCGGCCAGTCGAAACTGCTGAGCCTGCAGGCCCCGATCTGGTACATGCTGGCGGTCGTGCTGATTTTCAATTATCTGGTCAACAACACCGTTTTCTTCCGACGCTACTATTACATCGGGGGCAACGAAAAGGCCGCCACACTGGCCGGCATCCGGGTCGAACGGATGAAGCAGTGGGCGTTTGTGCTGACGGCGCTGCTGGCGGGCATTGCGGGCATTCTGCTTTCGTCGCGGCTCGGCGCGGCGCTGTCCACCTCCGGGCGGGGACTCGAACTCCGGGTTATCACCGCCGTCATTCTGGGCGGGGCCAGCCTGTCGGGCGGGCAGGGCCGCATCTGGGGCGCTTTCCTCGGTTCGGCCTTCATGGGACTGGTCAACAACGCCCTCATCATCGGGCGGGTGTCGGGCTATTGGCAGGAAGTCATTCTGGGTTTGATTCTGATCGCCGCCGTGGGGCTCGACCAGTGGCTACAGAAACAGTCCGCCGTCCGGACCATCTCCGAAATTACCCCCAAAGCCGCCAAAAACGAACTTCCCGTATGAAAAAGACGATTGCTGTACTCGTCTCAACGGCCGTATTTCTGGCCTGTGAACCGCCGCCCCGGACCGACCTTACCCGGACCACGCAGGTAAAATCCGAAGCGGCCTTTGTGACGGCGGACGAAGTGTCGCCCACGGAAGAATACGTGATGGTGACCACCGCCGTCAACATGCCGCTGTACGTCAATCATGACCAGGCCGCCTTCAGGCAGTGGGCGGAGAAAATGGGCGTGCGCGCCAGCATTCTGGGACCGGCGGAATGGGACGTTCCGGCCCAGATCGCCACCCTCGAACAGGTCATCCCGACCAAACCGGCCGGGCTGCTCATCAACGGTACCGACCCCGGCATTGCCCAGGCCGTCAACAAAGCCGTCGCGGCGGGCATTCCGACCGTCGTCTACGACTCGGAGATTCCGAACACCCGGCGGCACTGCTTCATCGGCAGCAACTGGTACGAAATGGGCCGGTTGCAGGGCGAACGCATGGCGCAGCTCATCGGCGGCAAAGGCAAGGTGGCCTGCATGGGCATTCTGGGCATGGAAAACATGGAAGCTGGCTTTCGCGGCTTTCAGGACGCGCTGAAAAAACACCCGGGCATTGATTTTATTGGTAAATACGACGACAAGGCCAATGTCGAAACGGCCGCTAAACTCGCCGCCGACCTCATCGCCGCCCACCCCGATCTGGCGGGAATCGGCGGTTTTGATTCCAATTCCGGACCGGGCATCGCGCTTTCGGTCAAAGAGTCCGGGAAGGTCGGCAGGGTGAAGATTACGACCGTGGACGCCGAGCCGGAACACCTCCGGCTGGTGAAGGAAGGCGTGATCGATTACCTCGTCGGGCAGAAACGGGAAGTGTTTACCTGGCTCGGGGCGCA from Tellurirhabdus rosea harbors:
- a CDS encoding sugar ABC transporter ATP-binding protein is translated as MLEIRHITKTFPGVKALDDVSLAFCRGEIHAICGENGAGKSTLMHLIAGTMQPDDGEMLLDGQPVQMRSPEQARALGIALVHQHRSLFGNLSVAENLFPDNQPRTRWGRIDFPELHRRAASLLQSLKLQRLPTHRLVAELSAGQQQMVEIARALAASPRILILDEPTASISEKDTDVLFDLIDDLRQQGKLILYISHRMKEIGRIADRVTVLKDGRHQGTFDARRTTVDALISRMVGRQLQEQSFVSNRQADTLLTVQQLSGHGFSDVSFSVQKGEIFGLAGLVGAGRTELARAIFGADPSSGAVFLEQQSVKLTHPAEAVAQGVAYLPEDRKAWALFPEKSVAENMVVSDLEAVSESGRLSRGRILGVAARFIRQLNIKTPSVSQPVGLLSGGNQQKVILARWLHSHPRLLIADEPTHGVDVGAKAEIYELLRKLAAQGVGIVLISSELPELLLLCDRVGVMRTGQLAGVLERPDCTEERIMELAT
- a CDS encoding substrate-binding domain-containing protein; its protein translation is MKKTIAVLVSTAVFLACEPPPRTDLTRTTQVKSEAAFVTADEVSPTEEYVMVTTAVNMPLYVNHDQAAFRQWAEKMGVRASILGPAEWDVPAQIATLEQVIPTKPAGLLINGTDPGIAQAVNKAVAAGIPTVVYDSEIPNTRRHCFIGSNWYEMGRLQGERMAQLIGGKGKVACMGILGMENMEAGFRGFQDALKKHPGIDFIGKYDDKANVETAAKLAADLIAAHPDLAGIGGFDSNSGPGIALSVKESGKVGRVKITTVDAEPEHLRLVKEGVIDYLVGQKREVFTWLGAQLLFDMRHKTVALSADDARAGVVPIPSTISTGSIEIDRTNVDNFLSKTIRP
- a CDS encoding ABC transporter permease is translated as MKTYLPYLKDRIVTLSLMIALLCVVMAAIYPDTFPTRENFSQILLNLSIDTIVAVGMMVLLIAGAFDLSVGSVVAFSGGLAGHLMYFYDVNFMVAIGAGLAGSLLIGWINGYLITRVGINPMIQTLAMMGIVRGFALMLSGAGIQNFPYEFIYIGQSKLLSLQAPIWYMLAVVLIFNYLVNNTVFFRRYYYIGGNEKAATLAGIRVERMKQWAFVLTALLAGIAGILLSSRLGAALSTSGRGLELRVITAVILGGASLSGGQGRIWGAFLGSAFMGLVNNALIIGRVSGYWQEVILGLILIAAVGLDQWLQKQSAVRTISEITPKAAKNELPV
- a CDS encoding Gfo/Idh/MocA family protein, whose product is MRFSVFGTGFWSNYQIPAWQELDGVELVAVYNRTRSRAEDVAARFGVPRVFDNPQQLLDAETLDFVDIITDVDTHPLFTRMAAERGIGVICQKPMAPSLPLAEEMVQVCRTAGVPLFIHENFRWQAPIRALKQALDSGVIGQPFKARVSFCSGFPVFDNQPFLAELERFILTDIGSHVLDVCRFLFGEARSLYCLTRRVNPTIQGEDVANVFMEMESGLHCYAEMSYASILEKESFPQTLVLVEGERGSLHLTYDFVLKTTTRQGTTAETIRPVLYDWLDPDYAVVHSSIVDCNRDILHGLRGGRAETTGEDNLRTVRLVWASYQSAEHQELVRF